From the Gemmatimonadota bacterium genome, one window contains:
- the glmM gene encoding phosphoglucosamine mutase: MPFEIPAGLMVSVSGVRGRVGESLTPEVATRFAAAFGAYLGADVVGRRPHVVLARDSRTSGPMFARAAAAGLQSVGCDVVDLGLVPTPTALLSIAELDADGGVVVTASHNPVEWNALKFASGAGTFLDAEEAPRMRAFLADRPLPRAGWEGVGVVTADQQAVPRHLDAVLRIPFLDVPALRARRFHVALDCVRGAGAVLLPPLLEALGCAVSGIHLEPDGRLPRAPEPVAENLGELEALVRQSGAEVGLATDPDGDRLSLVSNSGRALGEELTLALAARLVLRHRPGPLVTNLSSSAVTEEVAAEAGVPLHRAPVGEIHVVRRMQAVGAVVGGEGNGGVILPDVQYTRDAAVAAALVLQLLLETGATLEQEAARFRPYVIVKEKVRWGAASGAPAYDTLQALLPAPEVDRQDGLRLAWPEARKWLHLRPSGTEPILRIIAEAPTAGEAQELVQIARQALLGTLAGLPGGAAAAG; the protein is encoded by the coding sequence ATGCCGTTCGAGATTCCAGCCGGTCTCATGGTCAGCGTTTCCGGGGTGCGCGGCCGCGTGGGCGAGTCGCTCACGCCGGAGGTGGCCACGCGCTTTGCCGCGGCGTTCGGCGCCTATCTTGGCGCCGATGTCGTGGGCCGCCGGCCGCACGTAGTGCTGGCCCGGGATTCCCGCACTTCCGGGCCCATGTTCGCCCGTGCGGCCGCCGCCGGGCTGCAGTCCGTGGGGTGCGACGTCGTCGACCTGGGCCTCGTGCCCACGCCGACCGCGCTGCTCAGCATTGCCGAGCTGGATGCGGATGGCGGGGTGGTCGTCACGGCCAGTCACAATCCGGTCGAGTGGAACGCGCTCAAGTTCGCTTCCGGCGCCGGCACGTTCCTGGATGCCGAGGAGGCGCCGCGCATGCGCGCCTTCCTGGCGGACCGGCCGCTCCCCCGCGCCGGCTGGGAGGGCGTGGGCGTGGTGACGGCGGACCAGCAGGCCGTGCCGCGCCACCTGGATGCCGTGCTGCGGATCCCATTCCTGGACGTGCCCGCCCTCCGCGCCCGGCGCTTCCATGTGGCCCTGGACTGCGTGCGGGGTGCCGGCGCGGTGCTGCTGCCGCCACTGCTCGAGGCGCTGGGGTGCGCGGTCTCGGGCATCCATCTCGAGCCCGACGGCCGCCTTCCGCGCGCGCCGGAGCCGGTCGCGGAGAACCTGGGCGAGCTCGAGGCGCTGGTACGGCAGAGCGGCGCGGAAGTGGGGCTGGCCACGGACCCGGACGGCGACCGCCTCTCCCTGGTGAGCAATTCCGGTCGCGCCCTGGGCGAGGAGCTGACCCTGGCGCTGGCCGCACGGCTCGTGCTGCGCCACCGCCCGGGGCCGCTGGTCACCAACCTCTCCAGCAGCGCGGTAACGGAGGAGGTGGCCGCCGAGGCCGGCGTCCCCCTGCACCGTGCGCCTGTGGGCGAGATCCATGTGGTGCGGCGCATGCAGGCGGTGGGCGCGGTCGTAGGCGGTGAAGGCAACGGCGGCGTGATCCTTCCCGATGTGCAATACACGCGGGATGCGGCAGTGGCGGCTGCGCTCGTGCTGCAGCTCCTGCTCGAAACGGGGGCGACGCTGGAGCAGGAGGCGGCTCGTTTCCGGCCGTACGTGATCGTGAAGGAAAAGGTCCGCTGGGGCGCAGCGTCGGGCGCGCCGGCCTATGATACTTTGCAGGCGCTGCTCCCGGCGCCCGAGGTGGATAGGCAGGACGGGCTGCGCCTGGCCTGGCCCGAGGCGCGCAAATGGCTGCACCTGCGCCCCTCCGGCACGGAGCCGATCTTGCGCATCATTGCCGAGGCGCCCACGGCGGGGGAGGCGCAGGAGCTGGTGCAGATCGCGCGCCAGGCGTTGCTGGGCACGCTCGCCGGCTTGCCGGGCGGGGCGGCCGCGGCGGGCTGA